AGAATTTACCGTGAACATTTCTCTCATTTCAGAGAATGAATCGATATTGGGAGTGGTTCATATTCCGGCGACAAATGAATCTTATTTTGCCAAAAAAAATGAAGGTGCATTTAAAGTGACCAATACCGAAAAGGTCAAGATAAATAAATCGGGTGACTACCGCTTAAAAGAAAATATAAAAGTAGTAGCCAGTCGTTCTCACAAAGATAATAAGCTGAATTCTTTTTTAGAAGATTTGCAACATGAAGGAAAGAATATAGAAATCATGTCAAAAGGCAGTTCCCTGAAATTTTGCATGATTGCTGAAGGCAGCGCAGATGTCTATCCCCGCTTTGGTCCAACTATGGAATGGGATACAGCGGCAGCCCAAATTATAGCTGAAGAAGCAGGATGTAAAGTGCTTGATATCTCAAACGGCGAAAGACTTTCCTACAATAAAGAAGACCTACTAAATCCGGGATTTATAGTTTATTAAAAGCTTTATTTTTCTAAAGCTTCTCGTAAGTCATTTATTAAATCTTCAACATTTACACAATCAGGGTTTTAAAATAATTGAATAATAGAACATTCGAACAATCGAATAGTGAAGTAAAATGAAAGAAAAA
The sequence above is a segment of the Chitinophagaceae bacterium genome. Coding sequences within it:
- the cysQ gene encoding 3'(2'),5'-bisphosphate nucleotidase gives rise to the protein MTSLNKLKIDDLLKISAEAGKLIMAIYKQPFDVEEKEDKTPLTLADKASNGFITEALKKLTPDIPIISEEMKQVDYEVRKDWKYLWMVDPLDGTKEFIKKNGEFTVNISLISENESILGVVHIPATNESYFAKKNEGAFKVTNTEKVKINKSGDYRLKENIKVVASRSHKDNKLNSFLEDLQHEGKNIEIMSKGSSLKFCMIAEGSADVYPRFGPTMEWDTAAAQIIAEEAGCKVLDISNGERLSYNKEDLLNPGFIVY